The Deltaproteobacteria bacterium genome contains the following window.
GGACCGACCCTTCAAACGGTAGCAGGCGTTGACACTGTGTGGCCGGACGATTTCATGCGCTTCACCGTTACCTTCGTGAACACGGGAAATTCCAGCGCCCACGAAATCAACATGGTTGACACCCTGCCGCCTGAGATGACCTATGTCAGCGCGGTTCTGGGAGTCACCGGCCCCATAACGGCCACTGCTTCGGACGGCTCCAACCCTGCCATAACCGTCAATGCCACTTCGCCCAACCTGGACGTGACATTCAGCCACTTGAACGCCGGGGCCACAATGACCGTCACCTACTGGTGCCAGGTCACAAGGCTCTCCGGCGCGGGCCGGTACATGAGAAACAGCGCGATTATTAGCGATTATTCCAGTTTGAACGACCTCATGACGGACGCGGGAGTGCCCGCTCCCAACACCCGCGAGCGCAGCTCCACGGCGGAAGCCGCGCCGGGCTTGGCTTACGCCGATCTGGGGCCGGTCACCGAGCAGGCCGGCATAGCACACGCCACCATCGTCAAGAACCAGTACAGACTTTACGACATAGACGGCGACCTGCTGGCCGTTCCTGTCAACATAAACGCTGCGGCCAGCGCAAGGGTGAGGGTGGGGGAAATTTTCAGGTACGACATAGTTGTCACGCTGCCCCGGTACAGCACCCTCTTCGACGGCAACGATGGGGTCAGCCCGCACGTGATCTACGTGGACGCCCTTCCCGCCGGCATCCGGCGCGTGGCCGGGTCCGACGATTACGCATCCGGCAATCTGGCCGTGCCCGTTACCGTGGGGCCGACGGACACCGGTCCGGCAACCACCGAAACCTGGTTCTGGCGGGCAACGGACATCGTCAACAACAACAACGCCCAGCAGACGGCCACAGTACGCTTCAACGCCTACGTTTCACAGACGAACAAGGCGGGGACGCCGGTCTTTACCGACAACTCAACCGATCTCCCGGCCCTTGTCAACACGGCCCGGTGCTTCTGGGACACCCAGGAAACGAGTCCTATTGAGCGGGGAACGGGCGCAGTGGCGGGAGCCATCGACCGGCCCTACATCCAGGCCACCCGCAATATAAATGTCCAGCAGCCGCGCCTGGCCGTGGCCAAGGTTTCGGACCAGCCCAGCGGAACCCCGGTCAACGCGGGCGACGATGTGGTTTACACGGTAACCGTAACCAACCAGAACGCAGCCACCTTCACCTACGGCGTTGCCTACGATCTCTCGTTCCAGGATACGCTTCCAATAGGCATGAGAAACGCCGCGCCGGTGATAATTTCGGTGACGGCGGGCGGGCGGGTGCTTACTGCAAATGATTACACCTCAGGTTACAACGCCGGAACCGGCCTTTTCACGCTGACCACCAATTATGACGCCATTGCCGGTAACTACGACGCCCGTATCGCTGGCGCGGAAAGCCTCGTCATCAATTACCGCGCCTGGGTTGACCTGGGAGTTGGCGCTGGGACCCTCATCAACTCGGCCCAGGTCAACCAGTACTGGAGCCTTCCCACGGCCCAGCCCACCAGCGGCACGGGCAGGAAGTCCTACGGCCCGCACGGCCCGGCCTGGGTGGTTCTGCAGACCGAGGCTTCGCACATCTTAAAGTCAGCCGTGCCTGTTCCCGGCTCCTACGTCGCAATCGGCGACACAATAACCTACACTTTGGTGATACCGAACCCGTCCATCACCGCCAACATGTACGACGTCGAGCTTACCGACGTCTTGCCCGACGGCCTGGAAGTGGTGACTCCCGCCACGGACATCACCGTTGCGGGGGGCGTCGGAACGGCCATCGCATGGGCCGGGGCCAGGAACGAACAGATAACCATAACCGCCACCAGCATTCCATCGTCCACCCAGGTTACCGTCACCATCATTGCAAGGGTGACGGGAACCTTCAACGCGGGCGGGGCCATACCCTTCTACCACGTGTTCGAGAACTTCGGCACCGTTTACTACTACAACGCGGCGGTGGCCCCCAGAACACGCTATTCGGCGGTTTCAAACCGGGTCACCCACGTTTTCCGGCCCACGGGAATACTTCTCGAGCCCGATCACACCGAAAACGGCGCGCCCGGAGCGGTCAAGATTTACCGCCACATTTTGAGGAACATAGCCACTACTCCGGACAATGTCACCATCACCTTCGGCCCCTCAACCCGGGCCTGGGAGTGGATGCTATATCTTGGAGACGGCGGCGGCAACATAACGGGAAGCCCCATCACCAGCGGGAGCACGGTGAATGTGGCCGCCGGGACAACCCAGGAGTTGATTTTAAAGGCCTTCATACCCCAGAACACCCCGGCCTTCACCCAGGACGTGATTGTCATTACGGCAACCGGGGCTACCAACACCGTTTTCAACACCGACACCACAGTTGTCCAGGAGGGCAGGGTCACGATATTCAAGGAAGTGTCCACGGACGGCGTTAACTACGTAACCGAGGCCAACGTGAACGTTGGAACCGAAGTCTACCAGCGTCTCACGGTTTACGTTAACGGGGATGAGGGCGTGATGAGCGTCTTTATCATGGACCCCATTCCCGAAAACACGGTATACGTTCGTAACAGCTCAACCGATGACAACGCTGTCGCTCCGGCTGTGAACGACCCGGAACTCAAGGTTTCCTACAGCACAAACGGCGGAACAGCCTGGACCGACGGCGAACCGGCCTCCGACCCGGTGGCGGCCCAGGTGACGAATCTCGGCTGGGAATACGTGGGTAACGCCCCAACCTTTGTTCTTGAACCGGGCAAAATAAAGCAGGTGGTATTCAAGGTGCGGATAAAGTGAGCTAATGCAAAACGGAAAGCGACATATTGCGTTTTTACCGGGTCTCGCGCTTCTGCTGCTCCTGGCGGTCGGGATTGCACCCGTTTATGCCGCATCCACCCCTGCCGGCACCATCATCCGCAATCAGGGCGTGGTGAGTTTCAAAAGCCTTGCGGGCGAGGATTTCGAGGCAAGCTCCAACGAAATCATAATGATCGTTCTGCCGGTTTTCGGCATAACCATAGTGCCGGACGGCACAGCTGCGGCACCCGGACAGATTCAGTACGGCGTGGCCGGTCTCGACGTGGTGTTCCCATACATCCTGACCTTTACCGGCAACACCCAGGATTCGGCCACAATCGCCCCCACCTTCGATTTTGCTTCAAGCACCTTTTATCCCCAGACCCCCTCCGGCCCCACGGGCTATTATGTCTACAACGACTTGAACTACAACGGCGTGGTGGACGGAACCGACGTCGTGGTCACAAGCTGGGTGGACGCCGACGCGGACAACCAGATCGACGCGGTGGAAATCCAGAGCTTCGGCCTGGGCAAAAGCTACAACCCCGATGAACCGGCAAACCTTCTGGTCATAATAAAGGTTCCGGCGG
Protein-coding sequences here:
- a CDS encoding isopeptide-forming domain-containing fimbrial protein, producing MAGQDIYNTGTLTTALSLLGVANTGTAQHENWQWSFDNITNSDGADRTVKLVFFAVATNDYSDYNDNTLSYSLTSTSRVVWDTTSTAVERGDVADHDRPRLDPANLTYTLTQPSILTANHVWQSVNPACGANVIGNQTIDYTVRATNTGSAGATKSTAYDLVFVSNIPLEMRDVAGPQIQAITANGAALTAGVDYSTSWVQATGVYTVTLLQTAAAQLLRGQYFEITYRTIVDGLVGTDTSFTTNGYVSSYTSFPATVPAPWPNKDRAYGNTVGVGNPSYLAPLTCTHQTASPLPTKAVTMRQTLPAQDPVEVSDNSGRATIGERVTWKARLVIPQNLTVYDLTFTDTVPDGLTAISAAWAYSNDVGANVTGSFAAPVANGNGTYTVSGTIGDVPAVTIAANNTVIVRIICTVDKTFVSATGSVDADGNSRVSRGDSMGNVASFTWNRKNDDAGTSVTRSSNTGTPVYFTIVEPTLATLAKQFASGNVANGNDLYDSDGTTVRNARGTATYYYYTAGPTLQTVAGVDTVWPDDFMRFTVTFVNTGNSSAHEINMVDTLPPEMTYVSAVLGVTGPITATASDGSNPAITVNATSPNLDVTFSHLNAGATMTVTYWCQVTRLSGAGRYMRNSAIISDYSSLNDLMTDAGVPAPNTRERSSTAEAAPGLAYADLGPVTEQAGIAHATIVKNQYRLYDIDGDLLAVPVNINAAASARVRVGEIFRYDIVVTLPRYSTLFDGNDGVSPHVIYVDALPAGIRRVAGSDDYASGNLAVPVTVGPTDTGPATTETWFWRATDIVNNNNAQQTATVRFNAYVSQTNKAGTPVFTDNSTDLPALVNTARCFWDTQETSPIERGTGAVAGAIDRPYIQATRNINVQQPRLAVAKVSDQPSGTPVNAGDDVVYTVTVTNQNAATFTYGVAYDLSFQDTLPIGMRNAAPVIISVTAGGRVLTANDYTSGYNAGTGLFTLTTNYDAIAGNYDARIAGAESLVINYRAWVDLGVGAGTLINSAQVNQYWSLPTAQPTSGTGRKSYGPHGPAWVVLQTEASHILKSAVPVPGSYVAIGDTITYTLVIPNPSITANMYDVELTDVLPDGLEVVTPATDITVAGGVGTAIAWAGARNEQITITATSIPSSTQVTVTIIARVTGTFNAGGAIPFYHVFENFGTVYYYNAAVAPRTRYSAVSNRVTHVFRPTGILLEPDHTENGAPGAVKIYRHILRNIATTPDNVTITFGPSTRAWEWMLYLGDGGGNITGSPITSGSTVNVAAGTTQELILKAFIPQNTPAFTQDVIVITATGATNTVFNTDTTVVQEGRVTIFKEVSTDGVNYVTEANVNVGTEVYQRLTVYVNGDEGVMSVFIMDPIPENTVYVRNSSTDDNAVAPAVNDPELKVSYSTNGGTAWTDGEPASDPVAAQVTNLGWEYVGNAPTFVLEPGKIKQVVFKVRIK